The Trichoplusia ni isolate ovarian cell line Hi5 chromosome 10, tn1, whole genome shotgun sequence genome window below encodes:
- the LOC113498218 gene encoding uncharacterized protein LOC113498218, which translates to MSERLRNASGRFLPKGPSQGQPRDPSQGQRKGPSQGQPMSRDASASETSRAPSAASLIRGNDVVSDFSDTESLKSGSNCGSTSRQSRKRIFLRRGSGGSPDAAEKPAKRAVIQADLEESIASKEQRARTTRAKAGYGASIVVYADHSVGEMERMALEDQAEILEVASKSSNLKGTFQKALKCRAASMLGIVKELAHRNTSDETRLLQAKVDRLQKEVSTLHARVAELISRHEGTSAGPTTTPPLSNLEDVIRKVVMEERAFTRACLAGIEDRLLPEKRLRPPLAADKVPEATPSAPEPTTAPVQSEQPKGKGKGKGKKTAAPTALTVPQAIQTEDPFLPSTTPSNQPWTKVVRRKGKKSAPLPPAAKPAAKPAATVVKKKKLPPPPRTAAVVVTLTPEAAGRGETYESVLRRARTNVNATQLGAGRVTCRKTQTGARIFEFSGEQGGAKAELFASKLREVVADTAKVVRPVKCVALEVTDLDDSVTQEEVVAAVAAVGGCAAESVRSRAIRLGRGGMGTLRLECPVVVAKAVLAKGHLSVGLSSGGVRILGDEPLRCFKCFGIGHTRALCPSIADRKNMCFRCGKEGHRSAACEAANPHCVVCAASGRPANHVMTGRKCCPPAKKGKVQAPVGPAVAAATETPVPVPAIEGNAMLTD; encoded by the coding sequence ATGTCAGAACGCTTGAGGAACGCCTCCGGGCGCTTTCTCCCCAAAGGCCCTTCTCAGGGCCAACCCAGAGACCCTTCTCAGGGCCAACGCAAAGGCCCTTCTCAGGGCCAACCTATGTCCCGGGATGCTTCGGCATCGGAGACCAGCCGCGCACCATCTGCGGCCAGTCTCATTCGTGGGAACGACGTCGTGTCGGACTTCTCGGACACGGAGTCATTAAAGAGCGGGTCGAACTGTGGTTCAACTAGTCGCCAGTCGCGGAAGAGGATCTTCCTCAGACGGGGCTCCGGAGGCTCTCCGGACGCCGCTGAAAAGCCAGCGAAGCGGGCCGTCATCCAGGCGGACTTGGAGGAGAGCATTGCCTCCAAAGAACAGCGGGCGCGAACCACTAGAGCCAAGGCTGGCTACGGCGCCTCCATTGTCGTCTATGCGGACCACTCCGTAGGGGAAATGGAGCGTATGGCTCTGGAGGACCAGGCGGAGATCTTGGAGGTGGCATCCAAGTCCTCCAACTTGAAGGGAACCTTCCAGAAGGCCCTGAAATGCCGGGCAGCAAGCATGCTCGGCATAGTTAAGGAGCTAGCTCACCGCAACACCTCCGACGAGACACGACTACTGCAAGCGAAGGTGGATCGCCTGCAGAAAGAAGTGTCCACGCTGCACGCGCGCGTTGCCGAGCTCATTTCTCGGCATGAGGGAACGTCGGCAGGTCCAACAACGACTCCCCCCCTCTCCAACCTTGAGGATGTCATCCGCAAGGTTGTCATGGAGGAGAGGGCCTTCACCAGGGCCTGCCTGGCGGGTATAGAGGACCGGCTTCTGCCGGAGAAGCGGCTCCGCCCTCCACTCGCGGCGGACAAGGTGCCCGAAGCGACGCCTAGTGCACCGGAGCCCACAACGGCACCAGTCCAGTCAGAGCAGCCTAAGGGCAAAGGAAAGGGCAAGGGCAAAAAGACGGCCGCCCCGACTGCCCTAACGGTCCCTCAGGCTATACAGACGGAAGACCCATTCCTGCCCTCCACCACCCCTTCCAACCAGCCTTGGACAAAGGTGGTACGGCGGAAGGGGAAGAAGTCGGCCCCCTTACCGCCTGCAGCCAAGCCTGCAGCTAAACCTGCAGCTACGGTGGTCAAGAAGAAGAAGCTCCCTCCTCCTCCAAGAACCGCCGCGGTGGTGGTTACTTTGACCCCAGAAGCAGCGGGGCGCGGGGAGACATACGAGTCCGTGCTGCGACGGGCTCGTACAAACGTCAACGCAACGCAACTTGGGGCTGGCAGGGTCACATGTCGGAAGACCCAAACGGGGGCTCGAATATTCGAGTTCTCGGGCGAGCAAGGCGGCGCCAAGGCGGAACTCTTTGCGTCCAAACTCCGAGAGGTTGTCGCGGACACTGCGAAAGTAGTAAGGCCCGTCAAATGCGTGGCGCTAGAGGTGACCGACCTCGACGACTCGGTCACGCAAGAGGAGGTTGTGGCAGCGGTTGCGGCGGTAGGGGGCTGCGCCGCTGAATCTGTCAGGAGCCGGGCCATAAGGCTAGGACGCGGGGGTATGGGCACTCTAAGGTTAGAGTGCCCTGTCGTAGTGGCCAAGGCGGTCCTGGCCAAAGGTCACCTCTCGGTCGGGCTTAGCTCGGGTGGGGTCCGGATTCTTGGGGACGAGCCGTTGCGCTGTTTCAAGTGCTTCGGGATCGGTCACACCCGGGCTCTGTGTCCATCAATTGCAGACCGCAAGAACATGTGCTTCCGGTGCGGAAAGGAGGGGCACAGGTCTGCCGCTTGTGAGGCAGCAAACCCGCACTGCGTGGTATGTGCTGCCAGTGGTCGTCCGGCCAACCACGTCATGACGGGCAGGAAGTGCTGTCCGCCCGCAAAGAAGGGTAAAGTGCAGGCACCGGTGGGGCCTGCCGTTGCTGCCGCTACTGAAACCCCAGTTCCAGTGCCGGCCATCGAGGGGAATGCGATGCTCACCGACTAA
- the LOC113498217 gene encoding uncharacterized protein LOC113498217, with translation MAGRRRHRFLQVNINHCRAAQDLLVQTFAEWLMDVAVVAEPYSVPGSWLGDDNGSVALLTRSSTDSPPLSLLERGQGYVAAAWGDIALIGVYFSPNRPLADFESFLEVLARVADRVAQSWVLVVGDFNAKSVLWGSRTTDARGREVETWSISTGLSLLNRGSVQTCVRRQGGSIVDLAFASPSLAACVVDWRVELVETLSDHRYVRSRAPRRLVRVGPISRAGRYPAWTAWLQRKRPLFRIGCRLQLTTGMWTPQRSN, from the coding sequence ATGGCTGGTCGTCGACGACATCGCTTTCTCCAAGTGAACATCAACCACTGCAGAGCGGCTCAAGACCTGCTGGTCCAAACCTTTGCAGAGTGGTTGATGGACGTGGCGGTTGTAGCCGAGCCATACTCCGTCCCTGGCAGCTGGCTGGGAGACGACAACGGCTCGGTTGCTTTGCTGACGCGGTCTTCCACGGACTCCCCTCCCCTTTCGCTCTTAGAGAGGGGACAAGGATACGTGGCCGCTGCGTGGGGAGACATAGCTCTAATAGGGGTATATTTCTCCCCAAACCGCCCTCTTGCGGACTTCGAGAGCTTTCTCGAGGTCCTCGCCAGGGTGGCAGACAGGGTGGCGCAGAGCTGGGTGTTGGTCGTGGGTGATTTCAACGCCAAGTCGGTGTTATGGGGAAGCCGGACCACTGATGCCCGAGGGCGGGAGGTGGAGACGTGGTCCATCTCGACCGGTCTGTCCCTCCTAAATAGAGGGTCAGTACAGACCTGCGTGCGGCGGCAGGGGGGCTCCATTGTGGACCTCGCCTTTGCCTCCCCCTCTTTGGCGGCCTGTGTGGTAGACTGGAGGGTGGAGCTGGTGGAGACGCTGTCGGACCACCGATACGTGCGGTCCAGGGCTCCCAGGAGGCTCGTACGGGTCGGTCCCATTTCCCGCGCTGGGCGTTATCCCGCCTGGACCGCGTGGCTGCAACGGAAGCGGCCTTTGTTCAGGATTGGCTGTCGCCTCCAGTTGACAACCGGGATGTGGACACCACAGCGGTCCAACTAA